A window of the Verminephrobacter eiseniae EF01-2 genome harbors these coding sequences:
- a CDS encoding zinc-ribbon and DUF3426 domain-containing protein, whose amino-acid sequence MSQITRCPNCATAFKVVADQLRIAQGWVCCGQCKQVFDASAYLQPAVVAAAQPSTAAVMPQPAAAMAPKPATAMAPQPVAAVAPQPTAAMASQPAAAPPLPKPAKAAHPSLAPRTAPVRARSDAPSVPPKQAAAPLPPPIKKPAASALAPDERPTTARPTRPGEHDIPPEPQPGFVLAARRQAFWRQPVVRAVLLLLIGLAGLGLAVQIVVHERDRIAAIDARARPWLMALCRPLQCTLAPQRQIADVVIDSSSFNKGRGDSYQLALTVKSRAAIPLAMPAVELTLTDIQDQPVLRRVLLPVDLSAPAELAAHGEWSATLPVIVTTGGARVTGYRLLAFYP is encoded by the coding sequence ATGAGCCAGATCACTCGCTGCCCGAACTGCGCCACTGCATTCAAGGTGGTCGCAGACCAATTGCGCATCGCGCAAGGATGGGTGTGCTGCGGCCAATGCAAGCAGGTGTTCGACGCCTCGGCGTATTTGCAGCCGGCGGTGGTCGCCGCAGCGCAGCCATCGACGGCCGCCGTGATGCCGCAGCCGGCGGCTGCCATGGCGCCGAAACCCGCGACTGCGATGGCACCGCAACCGGTGGCTGCTGTGGCGCCACAGCCAACGGCGGCCATGGCGTCGCAACCGGCGGCGGCACCTCCTTTGCCCAAGCCCGCGAAGGCTGCGCACCCGTCGCTTGCGCCCCGCACGGCGCCTGTCAGAGCCAGGTCCGATGCGCCCTCGGTCCCCCCGAAACAGGCCGCTGCCCCGTTGCCGCCGCCGATCAAAAAGCCTGCCGCGTCGGCATTGGCGCCCGATGAGCGCCCAACGACGGCACGGCCAACCCGGCCCGGCGAGCACGACATACCGCCCGAGCCGCAGCCCGGCTTTGTGCTTGCTGCACGGCGCCAGGCCTTCTGGCGCCAACCGGTGGTGCGCGCCGTTTTGCTGCTGCTGATCGGGCTGGCTGGCCTGGGGCTGGCCGTGCAGATCGTGGTTCATGAGCGTGATCGCATCGCGGCCATCGACGCCCGCGCGCGGCCGTGGCTGATGGCACTGTGCCGGCCCTTGCAGTGCACGCTGGCCCCGCAGCGCCAGATTGCCGATGTGGTCATCGACAGTTCTTCGTTCAACAAGGGCCGGGGCGACAGCTACCAACTGGCCCTGACGGTCAAGAGCCGGGCCGCCATCCCGTTGGCCATGCCGGCGGTCGAATTGACGCTGACCGACATCCAGGACCAGCCCGTGCTGCGGCGCGTGCTGCTACCCGTGGACCTGTCGGCCCCGGCAGAACTGGCGGCACATGGCGAGTGGAGCGCAACGCTGCCGGTGATCGTGACCACTGGCGGCGCGCGCGTGACGGGGTACCGGCTGCTCGCTTTCTATCCCTGA
- the prmA gene encoding 50S ribosomal protein L11 methyltransferase: protein MFELGLLCPEARIEPVSDALQALDALSVSVEDADARTGAEQALFGEPGLPPPRAGWQRSRVCALFSTEAAARQAQQLLGVQDFFAGCQPLGITPVAEQDWVRLTQAQFAPVEITAQFWIVPSWHALPAQAVHSLRLDPGLAFGTGTHPSTRMCLRWIAGQGAPEGQPLGRVLDYGCGSGILALAAAKFGARDVDAVDIDPAAVQATARNAQANAVQLHAGLPEQARGEYQTVLANILATPLRVLAPLLCGHLAPGGRLVLAGILERQAQVLKQAYAPWLALTVTDAEDGWILMTARRH, encoded by the coding sequence CTGTTCGAGCTCGGTTTGCTGTGCCCCGAGGCGCGGATCGAGCCGGTCAGCGATGCGCTGCAGGCGCTCGACGCGCTGAGCGTCTCGGTCGAGGATGCCGACGCCCGGACCGGCGCCGAGCAAGCATTGTTCGGCGAGCCTGGCCTGCCCCCGCCCCGGGCTGGCTGGCAGCGCAGCCGCGTGTGCGCGCTGTTTTCCACCGAAGCGGCGGCGCGCCAGGCGCAGCAGCTATTGGGGGTGCAGGATTTTTTTGCCGGCTGCCAGCCGCTGGGCATCACGCCGGTGGCCGAGCAGGACTGGGTGCGGCTGACGCAGGCGCAGTTTGCCCCGGTGGAGATCACGGCGCAATTTTGGATCGTGCCCAGTTGGCATGCGCTGCCGGCGCAGGCGGTGCACAGCCTGCGGCTCGACCCCGGCCTGGCCTTCGGCACCGGCACCCACCCCAGCACGCGCATGTGCCTGCGCTGGATCGCCGGCCAGGGCGCGCCCGAAGGCCAGCCACTGGGCCGGGTGCTGGACTATGGCTGCGGCTCAGGCATTTTGGCGCTGGCTGCGGCCAAGTTCGGCGCCAGGGACGTAGACGCGGTCGACATCGACCCGGCAGCGGTGCAGGCCACGGCCCGGAACGCGCAGGCCAACGCGGTGCAACTGCATGCCGGTCTGCCCGAGCAGGCCCGGGGGGAGTATCAAACGGTGCTGGCGAACATTCTTGCCACGCCGCTGCGGGTACTCGCGCCCCTGCTCTGTGGCCATCTGGCGCCCGGCGGTCGACTGGTTCTGGCCGGCATTCTGGAGCGGCAGGCGCAGGTGCTGAAACAGGCCTATGCGCCCTGGCTGGCATTGACCGTGACCGACGCCGAAGACGGCTGGATCCTGATGACCGCCCGCAGGCATTGA
- the accC gene encoding acetyl-CoA carboxylase biotin carboxylase subunit — protein sequence MFKKILVANRGEIALRIQRACHELGVKAVMVYSEADREAKYIKLAEEAVCIGPAPSPLSYLNMPAIISAAEVTDAEAIHPGYGFLSENADFAERVEKSGFQFIGPTPESIRSMGDKVSAKQAMIRAGVPCVPGSEGELPDDPVQVRRIAKAVGYPVIIKAAGGGGGRGMRVVHTEAALVNAVQMTKAEAGAAFGNPAVYMEKFLQNPRHIEIQVLADKHRNAVYLGERDCSMQRRHQKVIEEAPAPGIARKLIEKIGERCVAACKKIGYRGAGTFEFLYENEEFYFIEMNTRVQVEHPVTEWITGVDIVKTQIMVAAGEKLPMTQRQVQIRGHAIECRVNAEDPYRFTPSPGRITTWHPPGGPGVRVDSHAYTNYVVPPNYDSMIGKIIVHGDTREQALARMRTALSETVIEGISTNVPLHRELMIDAKFMAGGTNIHYLEEWLSQRQR from the coding sequence ATGTTCAAGAAAATTCTTGTCGCCAACCGTGGCGAAATCGCGCTTCGCATCCAGCGTGCCTGCCACGAGTTGGGGGTCAAGGCGGTGATGGTCTACTCCGAGGCAGACCGTGAAGCCAAGTACATCAAACTGGCCGAAGAAGCGGTCTGCATCGGCCCTGCGCCGTCGCCGCTGAGCTATCTGAACATGCCGGCCATCATCTCGGCCGCCGAAGTCACCGATGCCGAAGCCATCCACCCCGGCTACGGTTTCCTGTCCGAGAACGCCGACTTTGCCGAGCGCGTGGAAAAGAGCGGCTTTCAGTTCATCGGCCCGACGCCGGAGTCGATCCGCAGCATGGGCGACAAGGTGTCTGCCAAGCAGGCCATGATCCGCGCCGGCGTGCCCTGTGTGCCCGGCTCCGAGGGGGAACTGCCCGATGACCCGGTGCAGGTTCGCCGCATCGCCAAGGCCGTGGGCTACCCGGTGATCATCAAGGCCGCCGGCGGCGGCGGCGGCCGTGGCATGCGCGTGGTGCACACCGAGGCGGCGCTGGTCAACGCCGTGCAGATGACCAAGGCCGAAGCCGGTGCCGCGTTCGGCAATCCTGCGGTGTACATGGAAAAGTTCCTGCAGAACCCGCGCCATATCGAAATCCAGGTCCTGGCCGACAAGCACCGCAACGCGGTCTATCTGGGCGAGCGCGATTGCTCGATGCAGCGCCGGCACCAAAAGGTGATCGAAGAGGCGCCGGCACCGGGCATCGCGCGCAAACTGATCGAAAAGATCGGCGAGCGCTGCGTGGCGGCCTGCAAGAAGATTGGCTATCGCGGCGCGGGCACCTTCGAGTTCCTGTACGAAAACGAGGAGTTCTACTTCATCGAAATGAACACCCGCGTGCAGGTGGAGCATCCGGTGACCGAATGGATCACCGGCGTGGACATCGTCAAGACGCAGATCATGGTGGCCGCCGGCGAGAAACTGCCCATGACCCAGCGCCAGGTCCAGATCCGTGGACATGCCATCGAATGCCGCGTGAACGCCGAAGACCCGTACCGGTTCACGCCCTCGCCGGGGCGCATCACCACCTGGCACCCGCCCGGCGGCCCGGGGGTGCGCGTGGACTCGCATGCCTACACCAACTACGTTGTGCCGCCCAACTACGACTCGATGATCGGCAAGATCATCGTGCATGGCGACACCCGCGAGCAGGCGCTGGCGCGCATGCGCACGGCGCTGTCGGAGACGGTGATCGAAGGCATCAGCACCAATGTGCCGCTGCACCGCGAGCTGATGATCGATGCCAAGTTCATGGCCGGTGGCACCAATATCCATTACCTGGAAGAGTGGTTGTCGCAGCGTCAGCGGTGA
- a CDS encoding carbohydrate kinase family protein, whose translation MAVLICGSLAFDTIMTFEGRFAQQILPEQLHVLNVSFLVPVLRRDFGGCAGNIAYSLKLLGGEPLPMAMLGSDGSDYLQRLESLGISCRYLGQVPDRHTAQAMIMTDRDNNQITAFHPGAMVQAHANRIGPAAGVSLGIIAPDGREAMLQHAAQFVAAGIPFVFDPGQGLPMFDGAELAHFIEQASWVTVNDYEGKLLCDRTGRSLADISRKVRGLVVTLGAQGCEVWIDGAKTHVPAVPPTLVVDPTGCGDAWRGALLFGLEKGWPLVRCAALGNRVGALKIAHSGSQGYRLDFAVA comes from the coding sequence ATGGCTGTCCTTATTTGCGGTTCCCTGGCGTTCGACACCATCATGACTTTCGAGGGGCGGTTTGCCCAGCAGATACTGCCCGAGCAGTTGCATGTGCTGAATGTGTCCTTTCTGGTGCCTGTGCTGCGCCGCGATTTTGGCGGCTGCGCCGGCAATATTGCCTACAGCCTGAAGTTGCTCGGCGGCGAGCCCCTGCCGATGGCCATGCTCGGCAGCGACGGCAGCGACTACCTGCAACGCCTGGAGTCATTGGGCATCAGCTGTCGTTATCTGGGGCAGGTGCCGGACCGGCATACCGCGCAGGCCATGATCATGACCGACCGCGACAACAACCAGATCACGGCCTTTCACCCGGGCGCAATGGTGCAGGCGCATGCCAACCGCATCGGGCCTGCGGCCGGCGTGAGCCTGGGGATCATTGCGCCCGACGGGCGGGAGGCGATGCTGCAACATGCGGCGCAGTTTGTCGCCGCAGGCATTCCCTTTGTGTTCGATCCCGGTCAGGGGTTGCCGATGTTCGATGGCGCAGAGCTGGCCCATTTCATCGAGCAGGCATCCTGGGTGACCGTCAACGATTACGAGGGCAAGCTGCTGTGCGACCGCACGGGCCGCAGTCTGGCCGACATCTCGCGCAAGGTGCGGGGCCTGGTCGTGACCCTGGGCGCACAGGGCTGCGAGGTCTGGATCGACGGCGCCAAAACCCATGTGCCGGCGGTGCCGCCGACCTTGGTGGTCGACCCCACCGGCTGTGGCGATGCCTGGCGTGGCGCCCTGCTGTTTGGTCTGGAAAAAGGCTGGCCTCTGGTTCGCTGCGCCGCGTTGGGCAACCGTGTCGGTGCGCTGAAGATTGCGCACAGCGGGTCACAGGGCTACCGGCTGGATTTCGCTGTCGCGTAA
- the accB gene encoding acetyl-CoA carboxylase biotin carboxyl carrier protein, giving the protein MDLRKLKTLIDLVSESNVSELEITEAEGKVRIVKSGAAMLSQHAPAAMPAPAPAAAAAPVAELPAPPVAAAPAGHIVKSPMVGTFYRSSSPGAKAFVEVGSQVKEGETICIIEAMKILNEIEADKSGTITRILGENGEAVEYGQPLFVIE; this is encoded by the coding sequence ATGGATCTGCGAAAACTCAAAACCCTGATCGACCTGGTGTCCGAGTCCAATGTCTCGGAACTCGAAATCACCGAGGCCGAAGGCAAGGTCCGCATCGTCAAGAGCGGCGCCGCCATGCTCTCGCAACATGCGCCGGCCGCCATGCCGGCCCCTGCGCCCGCCGCCGCTGCGGCCCCGGTGGCGGAACTGCCCGCCCCGCCAGTGGCTGCGGCGCCCGCCGGCCATATCGTCAAGTCGCCCATGGTGGGCACGTTTTACCGATCGTCGAGCCCCGGCGCCAAGGCCTTTGTCGAAGTGGGCAGCCAGGTCAAGGAGGGCGAGACCATCTGCATCATCGAGGCCATGAAAATCCTCAACGAGATCGAGGCCGACAAGTCGGGCACGATCACCCGCATTCTCGGCGAAAACGGCGAGGCCGTCGAATACGGGCAACCGTTGTTCGTCATCGAATAA
- a CDS encoding ribonucleotide-diphosphate reductase subunit beta, with translation MLTWDEEVKPSAQNRFDGGLSNSRQARQAPLSFQTTTTSRPATGIAPASSGTRHQAPDAAQRRVNAADKRIINGQTDVNQLVPLKYKWAWEKYLASCANHWMPQEVNMTRDIALWKTPGGLSDDERRIIKRNLGFFVTADSLAANNIVLGTYRHITAPECRQFLLRQAFEEAIHTHAYQYIVESLGLDESEIFNAYNEVRSIRDKDQFLIPFIEAIMDPHFHTGSAANDQTLLKSLIVFACLMEGLFFYVGFAQILALGRQNKMTGAAEQYQYILRDESMHCNFGIDLINQIKLENPLLWTTAFKAEIEALFLQAVELEYRYAEDTMPHGVLGMNASMFKGYLRYIANRRATQIGLETLFPQETNPFPWMSEMIDLKKERNFFETRVIEYQSGGALCWD, from the coding sequence ATGTTGACCTGGGACGAAGAAGTCAAGCCCTCAGCGCAGAACCGATTCGACGGCGGTCTGAGCAACAGCCGCCAGGCGAGGCAAGCGCCGCTGTCTTTCCAGACCACCACCACATCACGCCCGGCCACCGGCATCGCCCCCGCCAGCAGCGGCACCCGACACCAAGCCCCCGACGCAGCGCAGCGCCGTGTGAACGCGGCCGACAAGCGCATCATCAACGGCCAGACCGATGTCAACCAACTGGTGCCGCTCAAGTACAAATGGGCCTGGGAAAAATACCTGGCCAGTTGCGCCAACCACTGGATGCCGCAGGAAGTGAACATGACACGCGACATCGCGCTGTGGAAAACCCCGGGCGGACTGAGCGATGACGAGCGGCGCATCATCAAGCGCAATCTGGGCTTTTTCGTCACCGCCGACTCGCTGGCGGCGAACAACATCGTTCTGGGCACCTACCGCCACATCACCGCTCCCGAGTGCCGCCAGTTCCTGCTGCGCCAGGCTTTCGAGGAAGCCATCCACACCCACGCCTACCAGTACATCGTGGAGTCGCTCGGGCTCGATGAGAGCGAGATCTTCAACGCCTACAACGAAGTCCGGTCGATCCGCGACAAGGACCAGTTCCTGATCCCCTTCATCGAGGCGATCATGGACCCCCACTTTCACACCGGCAGCGCAGCCAACGACCAGACGCTGCTCAAGTCGCTGATCGTCTTTGCCTGCCTGATGGAAGGCCTGTTCTTCTATGTCGGCTTCGCGCAGATCCTGGCGCTGGGCCGCCAAAACAAGATGACCGGTGCTGCCGAGCAGTACCAATACATACTGCGCGACGAGTCGATGCACTGCAACTTCGGCATCGACCTGATCAATCAGATCAAACTGGAAAACCCCCTGCTCTGGACGACTGCGTTCAAGGCCGAGATCGAGGCGCTGTTTCTTCAGGCGGTGGAACTGGAATATCGCTACGCCGAAGACACCATGCCCCATGGCGTGCTGGGCATGAATGCCTCGATGTTCAAGGGCTACCTGCGCTACATCGCCAACCGCCGCGCCACGCAGATCGGGCTGGAGACGCTGTTCCCCCAAGAAACCAACCCGTTCCCGTGGATGAGCGAAATGATCGACCTGAAGAAGGAGCGTAACTTCTTCGAGACCCGGGTCATCGAATACCAGTCCGGTGGTGCGCTGTGCTGGGACTAG
- the mpl gene encoding UDP-N-acetylmuramate:L-alanyl-gamma-D-glutamyl-meso-diaminopimelate ligase — protein sequence MHIHILGICGTFMGGLAALAHAAGHRVTGCDAGVYPPMSEQLSALGIDLIEGFGADQLALRPDMFVIGNLVSRARQPDGSPKFPLMEAILDAGQPYTSGPQWLAEQLLPGRHVLAVAGTHGKTGTSSMLAWILECAGQQPGFLIGGVPLNFGLSARLGAPQRPLPAPAPLGATPLFVIEADEYDTAFFDKRSKFVHYRPRTAVLNNLEFDHADIFADLAAIERQFHHLVRTMPASGRVVVNGLDASLARVLQMGCWSQVTRFGVDTMSAFGAEGTSAFGAETISAFGAEGPPQSFDVTHQGQKLARVEWALTGVHNQLNALAAIAAAQHVGVDPGQAAAALATFRNVKRRMELRGIVGGVAVYDDFAHHPSALRTTLDGLRRSLGAGARILAVFEPRSNTMKLGTMKSRLPWALEPADLAFCLTAGLDWDAAQALAPLGVGPGLRAQTAPDSATLLAQVTQAARPGDHVVCMSNGGFDAMPAKLLQALQKQ from the coding sequence ATGCACATTCACATACTGGGCATCTGCGGCACCTTCATGGGCGGTCTGGCAGCGCTCGCGCACGCGGCGGGCCACCGGGTGACGGGTTGCGACGCTGGCGTCTATCCCCCGATGAGCGAGCAGCTCAGTGCACTGGGCATTGATTTGATCGAGGGTTTTGGCGCCGACCAGTTGGCGCTCAGGCCCGACATGTTCGTGATCGGCAACCTGGTCAGCCGCGCCCGGCAGCCCGACGGCAGCCCGAAGTTCCCGCTGATGGAAGCCATCCTGGATGCCGGCCAGCCCTACACCAGCGGCCCCCAGTGGCTGGCCGAGCAACTGCTGCCGGGGCGCCATGTGCTGGCCGTCGCGGGCACCCACGGCAAGACCGGCACCAGTTCGATGCTGGCCTGGATACTGGAATGCGCGGGGCAGCAACCGGGCTTTCTGATCGGCGGCGTGCCGCTGAACTTTGGCCTGTCTGCCCGGCTCGGCGCGCCGCAACGCCCGCTCCCGGCCCCTGCCCCGCTGGGCGCGACGCCGCTGTTCGTGATCGAGGCGGACGAATACGACACCGCCTTCTTCGACAAGCGCAGCAAGTTCGTGCACTACCGGCCCCGCACGGCGGTGCTCAACAACCTCGAATTCGACCACGCCGACATCTTTGCCGACCTGGCCGCGATCGAACGCCAGTTCCACCACTTGGTGCGCACCATGCCGGCATCGGGCCGCGTGGTCGTCAACGGACTGGATGCAAGCCTGGCCCGCGTGCTGCAGATGGGCTGCTGGAGCCAGGTGACCCGTTTCGGCGTGGACACGATGAGCGCCTTCGGCGCGGAAGGGACAAGCGCCTTCGGCGCAGAAACGATCAGCGCCTTCGGCGCCGAAGGCCCCCCCCAGTCCTTCGACGTAACGCACCAAGGCCAAAAGCTGGCCCGCGTCGAATGGGCGCTGACCGGTGTGCACAACCAGCTCAACGCGCTGGCCGCCATCGCCGCCGCGCAGCATGTGGGCGTGGACCCCGGGCAGGCCGCAGCGGCCCTGGCCACATTCCGCAACGTCAAACGGCGCATGGAACTGCGCGGCATCGTCGGCGGCGTTGCCGTGTATGACGACTTTGCCCACCACCCGAGCGCGCTGCGCACCACCCTGGACGGGCTGCGCCGCAGCCTGGGCGCCGGAGCGCGCATCCTGGCCGTGTTCGAGCCGCGCAGCAACACCATGAAACTGGGCACGATGAAAAGCCGGCTGCCATGGGCGCTGGAACCGGCCGACCTGGCGTTTTGCCTCACCGCAGGACTGGATTGGGACGCCGCACAGGCGCTGGCCCCGCTGGGCGTAGGCCCCGGCCTGCGCGCGCAGACCGCCCCCGATAGCGCCACGCTGCTGGCCCAGGTCACGCAAGCGGCCCGCCCCGGCGACCATGTGGTGTGCATGAGCAATGGCGGCTTTGACGCAATGCCCGCCAAGCTGCTGCAAGCACTACAAAAACAATAG
- a CDS encoding TlpA family protein disulfide reductase: MTPPGAPEASESPECAPASAARRRLLYAGVAGAAALGGLACWRFAPWAGPSGAEQALWGLQFDTPEGRVLVLKSFAGRPLLINFWATWCPPCVQELPMLNAFYREHAARGWQVLGLAVDRPASVRRFLQHTPLEFPVGLAGLGGADLSRSLGNPSGALPFTVVLDARQGRVRERKSGPLTAQELRQWAA, from the coding sequence ATGACCCCGCCTGGAGCGCCCGAAGCATCTGAATCGCCCGAATGCGCGCCCGCATCTGCTGCGCGGCGCCGCCTGCTGTATGCCGGCGTTGCTGGCGCTGCCGCGCTCGGCGGCCTGGCCTGCTGGCGGTTTGCGCCATGGGCCGGGCCGTCCGGTGCCGAGCAGGCACTGTGGGGTCTGCAATTCGATACGCCCGAGGGCCGGGTGCTGGTGCTGAAGTCTTTTGCCGGCCGGCCGCTGCTGATCAACTTTTGGGCCACCTGGTGCCCGCCCTGCGTGCAAGAGCTGCCGATGCTCAATGCCTTTTACCGTGAACATGCCGCCAGGGGCTGGCAAGTGCTGGGTTTGGCCGTTGATCGACCGGCATCCGTGCGCCGCTTCCTGCAGCACACGCCGCTGGAATTTCCGGTCGGACTGGCGGGTTTGGGTGGCGCCGATCTGAGCCGGTCTTTGGGCAATCCGAGCGGCGCCCTGCCCTTTACCGTGGTGCTGGACGCCCGGCAGGGGCGGGTGCGAGAACGCAAATCGGGGCCGCTGACGGCGCAGGAGTTGCGGCAGTGGGCCGCCTGA
- a CDS encoding histone — protein MMATAKKPATKKAAPAKKAATAKPVATKKAAAPAAKKAAAPAKKAAPAKKVAAVKKAMPASKAAAPAKKAVAAKKAAPAGKTAPAKKVAAPAKKVAPAKKAAAPAKKAAPAKKAAAPAKKAAPAKKAPKAPAPAPAAAQTTLSPQAAWPFPTGNKP, from the coding sequence ATGATGGCAACTGCGAAAAAACCGGCCACCAAAAAGGCCGCCCCTGCGAAGAAAGCGGCCACCGCAAAACCGGTAGCAACGAAGAAGGCGGCTGCACCAGCGGCCAAGAAGGCCGCCGCACCGGCAAAAAAAGCCGCTCCCGCCAAGAAGGTAGCCGCCGTAAAGAAGGCCATGCCTGCCAGCAAGGCAGCGGCACCGGCCAAAAAGGCCGTGGCAGCGAAGAAAGCAGCGCCGGCTGGCAAGACTGCGCCGGCAAAGAAGGTCGCCGCACCGGCCAAGAAAGTCGCGCCGGCGAAGAAGGCCGCCGCGCCGGCAAAGAAGGCCGCTCCCGCGAAAAAGGCCGCCGCGCCAGCCAAGAAAGCTGCTCCGGCCAAGAAGGCCCCCAAGGCGCCTGCGCCCGCTCCTGCGGCGGCACAGACGACGCTCAGCCCCCAGGCCGCCTGGCCTTTCCCTACGGGCAACAAGCCGTAA